A region of the Streptomyces durocortorensis genome:
CGTACGGCAGTGCCATCGGCACGCAGGAGGAAATCCCCCATGACGACCGCCAAAGACATCATGCACAGCGGGGCCCACTGGATTCCGGCCCACGAGACCCTTGACCGTGCGGCGCAGCTGATGCGTGAGCACAACGTCGGTGCCCTGCCCGTCTCCGCCAACGGTGGTCAGGACCGCATGGTCGGGATCATCACGGACCGCGACATCGTGGTCGGCTGTGTGGCGAAGGGGCACGATCCGTCGAAGGTCACGGCGGGCGACCTCGCCCAGGGGACCCCGCGCTGGATCGAGGCGGAGGCGGATGTGAACGCGGTCCTGGAGGAGATGCAGACCCACCGCATCCGTCGGCTGCCCGTCGTCGAGAACAAGAAGCTGGTCGGCATGATCAGCGAGGCCGACCTCGCGCAGCACCTCACCGAGGAGCAGATCGCGGGCTGGGCGGAGAAGGTGTACGCCCGCGGCTGACCACCGCGCGCCCCCGTGCCCGACGGCCCGTTGCACCGCGGCCCGGCACCCCGGACCGCTCCGGCGACGGCTCCCGGGGCGCCGGGCCGCCGTCCGTCCGGATACCCGCCGGGGGTAGGGTGGCCGGTATGGCGGCCAAGGCGCGGAGCGGGAGCGGAAAGGGAGCCGGGAGCGGTTCCTGCCGGCGGTTCCTGCTGTTCGCCGCCCTGCTGTTCGGCATCTTCACCATGCATACGGTCGGCCATCCGGCGGAACACAGCACTCCACCGTCAGCCGCCGAGGCTGCCGGGGCCACCACGACGGCCGAGGCCGCCGAGGCGGCTGCGAACGCGGCCCGCACGGCCCCCTCCGGCCACCACCCCGACGCCCCCATGAGCGGCATGGATCCGCTCTCCGTCTGCCTCGCCGTTCTCGGCGTCTGGGGGCTCGCCCTCGCCGGTTCCTGGCTGCTGCTCCGGGCGCGTGCCGACGGGCGGCCCGCGGGTACGCATGCCGGGGCCGGGTTGCCGCGGGTCCTGCGGGCGAATCCGCCGCCCCGCATATCGGTGCTCGCCAGCGTCTCGGTGCTGCGTATTTAGGAGTGGGCGT
Encoded here:
- a CDS encoding DUF6153 family protein, whose amino-acid sequence is MAAKARSGSGKGAGSGSCRRFLLFAALLFGIFTMHTVGHPAEHSTPPSAAEAAGATTTAEAAEAAANAARTAPSGHHPDAPMSGMDPLSVCLAVLGVWGLALAGSWLLLRARADGRPAGTHAGAGLPRVLRANPPPRISVLASVSVLRI
- a CDS encoding CBS domain-containing protein, whose product is MTTAKDIMHSGAHWIPAHETLDRAAQLMREHNVGALPVSANGGQDRMVGIITDRDIVVGCVAKGHDPSKVTAGDLAQGTPRWIEAEADVNAVLEEMQTHRIRRLPVVENKKLVGMISEADLAQHLTEEQIAGWAEKVYARG